The sequence TTTGGTCTTGACAATAAGTATAATTATGGAGCAAATGATGGGAAAGAAGTATAGAGGGCAGAGAACAAAAAATAAGAAACAGAAAAAGAGGAGGTGGGAAATCCTTTCTAATATCCCAAAAATTTTTATACCAGAGGACAAACCATATATCCCAAGAGCATTTACGATGATAGATTATGGTGGTGGAATATTGGTATTTTTTATTTGCTGGGCGGTTTATCTTCATACCTTGACTCCAACTGTTGGTCTGCATGATTCTGGAGATATGATAACTGCGGCTTATGTCTTAGGTATTCCACATCCCACTGGTTATCCACTTTATTGTCTGCTGGGTAAACTATGGATGACTATTTTGCCATTTTATGTCAACAGCCTGTCAAAGGGATACCTTATAAAGGCTGATATTTGACTTCTGACATCTACTATTTGTGAGACAACAAGATGAAACATCAAAAAGTTAATAAAATTAAACTTGTGATAATAATAGTTTTGATACTAACATTATATTTATTTGGTTGGTTTAGACCTGAGCTAACCAGGTATGTCCAGATAAACAATCTTCTTTGCCAAAAACAAAAACAACTTGAAAAATACCCAATCCTGCTTTCAAATAAAGATGAGCATAAAAACCAAACTTTACTTCTAAAAAATGAGCTAAAAAAGATTAAAGATAAACTTTATGTAAGTGAGACTCCTTTGATAGCCACAAGCCAGTTTTTGACAGACATCGAAACAATATCTAACACCACCAATGCCAATGTCCTCACCAAAAATATCCTCCCGACTAAAAAGACAGGTAAATATCACCACCTATCTGTTATGCTTAATTTACAAACCAACAGTAGTGGGTTGACTAATTTTTTATATGCAATTAAAACCTCAAACAAACTATATTCAATACCTTATTTGAATATATTAGCACAAAAAGATAATAAATTAAGGGTAGCGTTAATAATATCCAGCTATATGGTCGTGAGTAACCGTTCAGGTTAGGCATCAGGTAAAGCCTCTCGGAATATTGGTAACCGTTCCCCGCAGAGACGCAGAGAAAAAATTAAGTAACTATTCAGCCACTGATTAACACGGATTAGCACGGAT is a genomic window of bacterium containing:
- a CDS encoding DUF2723 domain-containing protein, whose product is MMGKKYRGQRTKNKKQKKRRWEILSNIPKIFIPEDKPYIPRAFTMIDYGGGILVFFICWAVYLHTLTPTVGLHDSGDMITAAYVLGIPHPTGYPLYCLLGKLWMTILPFYVNSLSKGYLIKADI
- a CDS encoding GspMb/PilO family protein, which gives rise to MKHQKVNKIKLVIIIVLILTLYLFGWFRPELTRYVQINNLLCQKQKQLEKYPILLSNKDEHKNQTLLLKNELKKIKDKLYVSETPLIATSQFLTDIETISNTTNANVLTKNILPTKKTGKYHHLSVMLNLQTNSSGLTNFLYAIKTSNKLYSIPYLNILAQKDNKLRVALIISSYMVVSNRSG